In Halarcobacter bivalviorum, a genomic segment contains:
- a CDS encoding YceI family protein yields the protein MAKLIFTLIFAALLSSANAQNLQFVDGEIKAHTEVFGDKNINPFSKDISSHLSMNKSIDSLKGTISLSTFSFHSDNEKRDLHMYETLHSKAFPQISFRLNSIEKLDNSFLIKGFLTLNGLEKEVSSIAQIKDENNHLVLDGNFSINLTAFNLEPPTMLFLTVRDQIDISYHLDYIKG from the coding sequence ATGGCTAAATTAATATTTACATTAATATTTGCAGCACTTTTAAGTTCTGCAAATGCCCAAAATCTACAGTTTGTAGATGGAGAGATAAAAGCACATACTGAGGTTTTTGGAGATAAAAATATCAATCCATTTTCTAAAGATATTTCATCACACTTATCAATGAATAAGAGTATAGATTCATTAAAAGGGACTATCTCTTTAAGTACCTTTTCATTTCATAGTGATAATGAAAAAAGGGATTTACATATGTATGAGACTTTACACTCAAAAGCTTTTCCTCAAATCTCTTTTAGATTAAACTCTATAGAGAAACTAGATAATAGTTTTTTAATAAAAGGTTTTCTTACTCTAAATGGTTTAGAAAAAGAAGTTAGCTCAATAGCACAAATTAAAGATGAAAATAATCATCTAGTTTTAGATGGGAATTTTTCTATTAACTTAACTGCATTTAATCTTGAACCACCAACAATGCTTTTCTTAACAGTTAGAGACCAAATAGATATCTCTTACCATTTAGATTATATTAAAGGATAA